In Gossypium hirsutum isolate 1008001.06 chromosome D06, Gossypium_hirsutum_v2.1, whole genome shotgun sequence, one genomic interval encodes:
- the LOC107944285 gene encoding uncharacterized protein: MDVELNERMERMERTQRELQEQLAKSRQEARDLMVRARNVCIELWSYPSDLIVPDLDDPAEIARLKVDDNNAQDKFRILEERIKAVEGAEVFSALSAKELSLVLDLILPPKFKALDFEKYDGTRCPKAHLIMFCRKMTGYVSDDKLLVHCFQDSLVGSALRWYNQLSRENPIMEGFGVIILWRDISAQVEPPLTKTEITVIFINTLKAPFYEKLVGSAIKDFTDIVITEELIENVVKSGRMESPESSKRTVPAKKKEAEAHMVRTKSQCTPNPYPAQSRPHYRPPSNFYFPPQCPYYQAPPSYPIYAMNNQRPLTVFPPNTMPTQSQLKNEQRPARPNSEIPQFTPIPVSYGELYPKLLEKQLISPHYMAPLKPPYPKCVSNVTGNPLPNHTGENVNAVTNEDNWQAKGYVAEVRTPLRKVWEMMIENGLLCPPSKILKEEEKKDQSFCDFHGIKGHDIQSYKEFRKLLQDMMDNKEVKVFDSVEGAEEGEICASDNQSMVLPYSVDRPLVIYYEAKKEEVSREVKPSLIIEVPAPFSYKDNKAVP; the protein is encoded by the exons ATGGACGTTGAACtcaatgaaagaatggaaaggatGGAAAGAACCCAGAGAGAGTTGCAGGAGCAACTGGCCAAGTCGCGGCAAGAGGCGAGAGATTTGATGGTGAG GGCAAGGAATGTTTGTATCGAACTCTGGAGCTATCCCTCTGACCTAATTGTTCCAGATCTAGATGATCCTGCAGAAATAGCAAGGCTGAAAGTTGATGACAATAATGCTCAAGATAAGTTTAGAATCCTGGAAGAGAGGATCAAGGCAGTAGAGGGAGCTGAAGTTTTCTCTGCTTTGAGTGCTAAAGAGCTCAGTTTGGTACTCGATTTGATTCTACCCCCAAAATTCAAGGCActtgattttgagaagtatgatggaaCAAGATGTCCAAAGGCGCATCTTATCATGTTTTGTCGAAAGATGACTGGCTACGTGAGCGATGATAAGTTATTGGTACACTGTTTTCAAGATAGTTTGGTAGGCTCAGCCCTTCGATGGTATAATCAGCTCAGCAGAGAGAATCCGATCATGGAAGGATTTGGCGTCATCATTCT atggagggaTATCTCTGCTCAGGTGGAGCCTCCGTTAACTAAGACAGAGATAACGGTCATCTTCATTAATACTCTGAAAGCGCCGTTTTACGAAAAATTGGTAGGAAGTGCCATAAAGGACTTTACGGATATTGTAATAACCGAAGAGCTTATTGAAAACGTCGTCAAGAGTGGGAGAATGGAAAGCCCCGAGAGTTCGAAGAGGACAGTACCCGCAAAGAAAAAGGAGGCAGAAGCCCATATGGTTAGAACCAAGAGTCAATGTACCCCCAATCCGTATCCCGCCCAATCACGACCTCATTATCGCCCACCTTCAAACTTCTACTTTCCTCCTCAATGTCCTTACTATCAAGCACCTCCGTCTTACCCTATTTATGCTATGAATAACCAAAGACCATTAACCGTGTTCCCACCAAACACCATGCCTACACAAAGCCAACTAAAAAATGAACAAAGACCAGCAAGACCCAATTCTGAAATACCTCAGTTTACTCCAATTCCTGTATCATATGGAGAATTATACCCGAAGCTGTTGGAAAAACAATTAATATCCCcacattacatggcacccctgaAGCCTCCATACCCGAAGTG TGTTAGCAATGTGACGGGAAATCCTCTTCCTAATCATACTGGCGAGAATGTAAATGCAGTGACAAATGAAGACAATTGGCAAGCCAAAGGTTATGTTGCTGAAGTAAGGACACCTTTGCGGAAGGTGTGGGAGATGATGATTGAAAATGGCTTGCTCTGCCCGCCTAGTAAGATtctcaaagaagaagaaaaaaaagaccaGAGTTTCTGTGATTTTCATGGTATCAAAGGGCATGACATCCAATCCTACAAGGAATTTAGAAAATTACTTCAGGacatgatggataacaaagagGTTAAAGTCTTTGATAGTGTGGAGGGGGCCGAAGAAGGAGAAATATGTGCCTCTGACAATCAATCGATGGTTCTCCCTTATAGCGTTGATAGACCTTTGGTGATTTATTACGAGGCAAAGAAGGAAGAGGTTAGTCGAGAAGTTAAACCAAGTTTGATAATTGAAGTACCTGCTCCTTTCTCTTACAAGGACAACAAGGCAGTACCGTAG
- the LOC107942505 gene encoding uncharacterized protein isoform X2, translating into MEHILNLIEVDSANSNIKVSITESTMMQLLHKSMDKAYRKVKSKTGVIERLNEISKFYQLAVIQLEGCLKFVQQERGNYDLETSQELLLDDLTEIKDRLQGRLKEVESAISDKDKELSERLGSELKLKKALERSEKKRDSLYADLEEHRKNEGIDELFLGSQASIEAGDREGEFCELKHSVDQQVWNIQQQLEPNYQIQDEERNQGIDNKKIEQMGSDIGILKGTLDLAFCKMQNAIFLSELGPIEHQWMWNIERSISAVVIKDLLKGFRENFEDEVKKQELQASLGLRKHLSEVIREINVLIHELLFVSNPDEAQVKKPKEILKGRRFSEGQDLGKLGIIKQHGEEDSGNDHGSHVVKMIKNHESIIRGKSEELDLLTRELLGEKSSPPTWKEKDSVNPKQRIQELMVRLESLINSSPEIDDVFYDNKYDCELQKPLKTRPFMDDRTDIKKCGAHSMEEIWEQVNKSSVPETRNEAPWSEIKLVKQEMEDSNLQTRLMEDIQLTLFKSLVDEFHVEMLNHHMHCLIKEGMYENFIEEMKIEWNKEIESVKYDTLFPKATSPESHQANSGLDHSEGTVPLLYSENMNLEELIHPDYFFRELWHDIYTFLLREIHGEWNENLETFESVSCLSEEICLLVFGEIFRDIINTSSSSLIKLREIKANDNFFETVAMLIKDDVLKVFLADIIKELHMKIYAFSLESLIREDVFQLVIVEAVKQGCIVKETEDRTNRDQNPNNSISTNNLRHTLDKLVKFFEDEESLLLTACSETKQQIIRLQHIMSRFNFDQHEHCPRFLTYDGNSTNSADIKLEKALLQLDYGKASLNELGSQLGITINNLDPIITTRNCRDPSIDEYLETSFQDIAQMLKSFEFESCMELGRYSLRIEEMEGEVNLVAELIASLIQKESLYRKAFIRRCENLQMAEAEVDLLGDQVEQLTELLKKIYAKLHQHSPVLHHYFEVSEMLKLIEREIGGR; encoded by the exons ATGGAGCATATTTTGAATCTGATCGAAGTGGATAGTGCAAATAGTAATATCAAAGTTTCCATAACCGAGTCAACAATGATGCAGCTTCTTCACAAATCAATGGACAAAGCATACCGGAAAGTTAAATCAAAAACCGGTGTAATCGAACGTTTGAATGAGATATCGAAATTCTACCAACTCGCCGTGATTCAATTAGAAGGTTGTTTGAAATTCGTTCAACAAGAAAGAGGTAATTACGATCTAGAAACTAGCCAGGAATTACTGCTTGACGACTTGACAGAGATCAAGGATCGGCTTCAAGGTCGACTTAAGGAAGTAGAATCGGCAATTTCTGATAAGGATAAAGAGTTATCGGAGAGATTAGGGAGTGAATTGAAGCTTAAAAAGGCATTGGAGAGGAGTGAAAAGAAAAGGGATTCATTGTATGCTGATCTTGAAGAACATAGGAAAAATGAGGGCATTGATGAGTTGTTTCTAGGGAGTCAAGCAAGCATCGAAGCCGGGGATCGAGAAGGCGAATTTTGCGAGTTGAAGCATTCGGTTGATCAGCAGGTATGGAACATTCAACAACAGCTCGAGCCGAATTATCAGATTCAAGATGAAGAAAGAAATCAGGGGATCGACAATAAGAAAATAGAGCAGATGGGGTCGGATATCGGGATTTTGAAGGGGACTTTAGATCTTGCCTTTTGTAAGATGCAGAATGCAATTTTTTTATCCGAACTCGGGCCGATTGAGCATCAATGGATGTGGAACATTGAGAGATCTATATCTGCAGTTGTGATTAAAGATCTGTTGAAAGGTTTCCGAGAGAATTTCGAAGACGAAGTGAAGAAACAAGAGTTGCAGGCCTCGTTAGGCTTGCGAAAACATTTATCGGAGGTGATTCGAGAGATTAATGTCCTTATCCACGAGCTTCTGTTTGTTAGTAATCCGGATGAGGCTCAAGTCAAGAAACCGAAGGAAATTCTGAAAGGAAGACGTTTTTCAGAGGGTCAAGATCTCGGGAAATTGGGTATAATCAAGCAACACGGAGAAGAGGATTCGGGAAATGATCATGGAAGCCATGTTGTAAAGATGATAAAGAATCATGAGTCTATAATCCGGGGAAAGAGTGAGGAGCTCGATTTGTTGACACGGGAACTTCTTGGAGAAAAATCAAGTCCACCAACATGGAAAGAAAAGGATTCCGTCAATCCGAAACAACGGATTCAAGAACTTATGGTGAGATTGGAGAGTTTAATCAACTCGAGTCCTGAAATAGATGATGTTTTTTATGACAATAAGTAtgattgtgaactgcaaaagccTCTCAAGACAAGGCCGTTTATGGATGACCGAACCGATATCAAGAAATGCGGTGCTCACAGTATGGAAGAAATATGGGAACAAGTGAACAAAAGCTCAGTTCCTGAAACAAGAAATGAAGCTCCATGGAGCGAAATAAAGCTTGTGAAACAAGAAATGGAGGATTCAAATCTTCAAACCAGGCTAATGGAAGACATTCAATTAACTCTTTTCAAAAGTTTGGTGGATGAATTTCATGTTGAGATGCTTAATCATCACATGCATTGCCTAATCAAAGAAGGTATGTACGAAAACTTTATCGAGGAAATGAAAATCGAGTGGAACAAGGAAATAGAGAGTGTGAAATACGATACCTTGTTCCCCAAGGCAACGTCGCCTGAAAGTCACCAAGCAAATAGCGGATTAGATCATTCGGAGGGTACGGTGCCGTTACTCTATTCCGAAAACATGAACCTAGAGGAATTAATTCACCCTGATTACTTCTTTAGGGAACTTTGGCACGACATTTACACGTTCCTCCTACGGGAAATACATGGAGAATGGAATGAAAATTTAGAAACTTTCGAGTCTGTAAGTTGTTTAAGTGAGGAAATTTGCTTGCTTGTGTTTGGTGAGATCTTTAGAGACATTATAAACACTTCCAGTTCCTCATTAATCAAACTACGAGAGATCAAAGCCAATGATAACTTCTTCGAAACCGTGGCAATGTTGATCAAGGACGACGTTCTGAAGGTTTTCCTAGCTGATATAATCAAGGAATTGCATATGAAAATATATGCATTTAGCCTTGAGAGCCTCATAAGGGAAGATGTTTTTCAATTGGTCATTGTTGAGGCAGTGAAACAAGGTTGCATTGTAAAGGAAACCGAGGACCGGACAAATCGAgaccaaaatccaaacaactcGATCTCTACCAACAATTTGAGACATACATTAGATAAACTAGTCAAGTTTTTCGAAGACGAAGAATCTCTACTCCTAACCGCCTGTTCCGAAACAAAGCAACAGATTATCCGCCTTCAACACATCATGTCCAGATTCAATTTCGACCAACACGAGCATTGTCCCAGGTTTTTAACCTATGATGGAAACAGTACTAATTCAGCAGATATCAAGCTTGAGAAAGCTTTACTACAATTGGATTATGGCAAGGCATCGTTGAATGAGTTAGGGTCCCAGTTAGGCATAACAATAAATAATTTAGATCCAATTATTACCACCAGAAATTGCAGGGATCCCTCCATTGATGAATATCTTGAAACCTCCTTCCAGGATATAGCGCAAATGTTGAAGAGTTTCGAGTTCGAATCATGTATGGAATTAGGAAGGTATTCTTTGAG GATAGAAGAAATGGAGGGTGAGGTAAATTTAGTGGCTGAGCTCATTGCCTCACTCATCCAAAAGGAATCACTTTACAGGAAAGCTTTCATTAGGAGATGTGAGAATCTACAAATGGCTGAAGCTGAG GTGGACCTTCTTGGAGATCAAGTGGAGCAACTTACAGAACTACTTAAGAAGATATATGCAAAACTACATCAACATTCTCCAGTTTTGCACCACTATTTTgag GTTTCAGAAATGTTGAAGCTAATAGAGAGAGAAATAGGAGGAAGATGA
- the LOC121218590 gene encoding MLO-like protein 12, whose translation MSTKMAPPSPGGDTKARSLEETPTWAVAVVCFCILVASILIEHAIHMLGKWLKKKHKPTLYEALEKVKTELMLMGFISFLLTVLKDSIAAICISETVADTWHPCDKNSNAKYRPKETDKCREKGKVAFVSSYGIHQLHIFIFVLAIFHILYCIITYVLGSYKMKTWKTWENEAKTFKYQYNNDPERFRFVRDTSFGRRHLNFWSTSTLSVWIVCFFRQFSCSVRKVDYLTLRRGFIMAHLPPERETQFDFQNYIEKSLEEDFKVVVGISPHIWFIAVLFLLAYTHGWRSYVWLPFIPLIIILMVGTKLQVIITKMGLRIQDRGEVVKGAPVVEPGDEHFWFDSPGFLLSLIHIILFTNAFQLAFFAWSTYEFSINSCYHEKIEDIIIRISMGVIIQVLCSYVTLPLYALVNLLRTNMKSTIFDRRIADSLKTWHHTAKENTKHDKLSKNTTPFSSKPATPSHGMSPVHPLHGYPRKSEESGHTSLTHSNFENDRRDPVDMFTNSSSHRDIDVPDVSRGELQSERREVADMTVQEFRALEMASTSPHMPQTQHEIDP comes from the exons atGAGCACAAAAATGGCGCCGCCGTCGCCGGGGGGTGATACTAAAGCACGTTCATTGGAAGAGACACCAACATGGGCTGTTGCAGTGGTGTGTTTTTGTATTCTTGTTGCTTCAATCCTCATTGAACATGCCATTCACATGCTAGgcaag TGGCTGAAGAAAAAGCATAAGCCAACTCTTTATGAAGCACTCGAGAAGGTTAAAACAG AGCTGATGCTGATGGGATTTATATCATTCCTACTAACAGTACTTAAAGACAGTATAGCTGCCATTTGTATATCAGAAACAGTAGCGGACACGTGGCATCCTTGTGATAAGAATTCTAATGCTAAATACCGTCCTAAAGAAACTGATAAATGTCGAGAAAAG gGAAAAGTAGCATTTGTGTCGTCATATGGAATCCACCAGCTTCATATATTCATCTTTGTGTTGGcaatctttcatattctgtaTTGTATTATCACCTATGTTTTGGGAAGTTATAAG ATGAAGACATGGAAAACTTGGGAAAATGAAGCCAAGACTTTTAAATATCAATATAACAatg ATCCTGAGAGGTTCAGATTTGTAAGGGACACTTCATTTGGACGTAGACATTTGAACTTTTGGAGTACCTCCACTTTATCTGTTTGGATt GTGTGTTTCTTTAGACAATTCTCTTGTTCAGTTAGAAAGGTTGATTACTTGACATTAAGACGTGGATTTATCATG GCACATTTGCCGCCTGAAAGGGAAACACAATTCGATTTTCAGAATTACATCGAGAAATCATTAGAAGAAGATTTTAAAGTTGTAGTTGGAATCAG TCCACACATATGGTTCATTGCGGTCCTATTCCTGCTTGCGTATACACATG GGTGGAGATCTTATGTTTGGCTTCCTTTTATCCCCTTAATT ATAATTCTAATGGTTGGAACCAAGCTGCAAGTCATCATAACAAAAATGGGATTAAGGATTCAAGACAGAGGAGAAGTGGTGAAGGGTGCACCAGTGGTTGAACCAGGCGATGAACACTTCTGGTTCGATAGTCCTGGCTTCCTTCTTTCTCTCATTCACATCATTCTTTTTACG AATGCATTTCAACTGGCCTTTTTCGCGTGGAGCACG TATGAATTTTCCATAAATTCTTGCTACCATGAGAAAATTGAAGACATCATCATCAGAATCTCTATGgg GGTCATTATACAAGTTCTCTGCAGCTACGTCACTCTTCCACTCTATGCTTTAGTGAATCTG TTGAGAACAAACATGAAATCAACTATCTTCGATCGAAGAATCGCAGATTCGCTTAAAACTTGGCATCACACAGCAAAGGAAAATACTAAACACGACAAGCTTTCGAAGAATACAACACCATTTTCAAGCAAGCCCGCAACTCCAAGCCATGGGATGTCTCCTGTCCATCCTCTACATGGCTATCCTCGAAAAAGTGAGGAAAGCGGTCATACGTCTCTGACGCATTCGAACTTTGAGAACGACCGACGGGATCCGGTAGATATGTTCACCAACTCTTCGAGTCACCGTGATATCGATGTTCCTGATGTTAGTCGTGGTGAACTGCAATCGGAAAGGAGGGAAGTCGCGGACATGACAGTTCAAGAATTTAGAGCTTTGGAAATGGCATCAACGTCACCTCATATGCCTCAAACACAACACGAAATCGATCCATAA